Proteins encoded within one genomic window of Leptospira stimsonii:
- a CDS encoding Hsp20/alpha crystallin family protein yields the protein MHEFRMMEDLHKLQNQFSSLWDPFLSAGGSAYPSLNVHKGSESVTITALIPGITPDSLDITVSGNQLRLSGEAPTFAPKTNFGANRVERFQGKFQRTLELPTEVDPEKTTAEFKNGILVLTLPIRESVKPRKIQIQTN from the coding sequence ATTCACGAATTTAGAATGATGGAAGACCTACATAAACTCCAAAATCAGTTTTCGAGCCTCTGGGACCCGTTCCTTTCCGCGGGAGGAAGTGCGTATCCTTCCTTAAATGTTCACAAAGGAAGTGAATCGGTGACAATTACCGCGCTGATCCCAGGAATTACTCCGGACTCGCTCGATATCACGGTAAGCGGAAACCAGCTTCGGCTCAGTGGAGAGGCCCCGACTTTTGCACCGAAGACGAATTTTGGAGCAAATCGTGTGGAACGATTTCAAGGAAAGTTTCAGAGAACTCTCGAACTCCCGACCGAAGTCGATCCCGAAAAAACAACGGCAGAATTTAAGAATGGAATTTTGGTTCTGACTCTTCCGATCCGAGAGAGCGTTAAACCTCGTAAGATCCAAATTCAGACCAACTAA
- a CDS encoding MarR family EPS-associated transcriptional regulator, translated as MDDALRHKLLRILEENPEVNQREISEILGISLGKVNYCLKALMDKGWVKARNFKNSKNKLAYAYFLTPMGLEEKARITVRYLKVKMQEYEQIQKEIEELKKEVEEQ; from the coding sequence ATGGATGATGCACTAAGACACAAACTTCTGAGAATCCTTGAAGAAAACCCGGAAGTGAATCAAAGAGAAATCTCAGAAATCCTCGGGATCAGCTTAGGAAAGGTGAACTATTGTCTGAAAGCTCTTATGGATAAGGGTTGGGTCAAAGCGCGAAATTTTAAGAACAGCAAGAACAAGTTGGCGTACGCTTATTTTCTGACTCCGATGGGTCTCGAAGAGAAGGCGAGGATTACGGTTCGTTATCTCAAAGTGAAGATGCAAGAATATGAACAGATTCAAAAAGAGATCGAAGAGTTAAAGAAGGAAGTCGAGGAACAGTGA
- a CDS encoding NAD-dependent 4,6-dehydratase LegB yields the protein MKKILITGADGFIGSHLTESLVRQGFDVKAFVLYNSFNSWGWLDSCQSDVKGKFEIFSGDIRDPNGVRTAMKGCDAVLHLAALIAIPYSYHSPDTYVDTNVKGTLNVVQAAKDLNISKVVHTSTSEVYGTARFVPITEDHPLQGQSPYSASKIGADQIAMSFYSSFGTPVSVVRPFNTYGPRQSARAVIPTIITQIANGKRKIKLGAIHPTRDFNFVKDTVSGFISALNSGSSIGEVINIGSNFEISIGDTVKAIAEVMKVTVEVESDDQRLRPEKSEVERLWASNEKAKKLLDWEPLYGGLTGFRKGLSETVEWFLNPKNLSQYKTDIYNI from the coding sequence ATGAAAAAAATTCTTATCACGGGTGCCGATGGATTTATCGGGTCACATCTAACTGAATCTCTTGTTCGTCAAGGATTCGATGTAAAGGCTTTCGTTCTTTATAATTCTTTTAACTCTTGGGGTTGGTTGGATTCTTGTCAATCTGACGTAAAAGGTAAATTTGAAATTTTTTCCGGCGATATTCGAGATCCGAATGGCGTTCGTACGGCGATGAAAGGTTGCGATGCAGTTCTACATCTTGCGGCTCTGATTGCGATTCCATACTCTTACCATTCCCCGGATACTTACGTCGATACGAACGTGAAGGGTACTCTGAATGTCGTCCAAGCCGCAAAAGATCTGAACATATCTAAAGTTGTTCATACCTCTACAAGCGAAGTTTATGGAACTGCTCGGTTTGTTCCGATCACGGAAGATCATCCTCTACAAGGCCAATCTCCTTATTCAGCTAGTAAGATTGGCGCTGACCAGATTGCGATGTCTTTTTATTCTTCTTTTGGAACCCCTGTTTCGGTAGTTAGGCCGTTTAATACCTATGGTCCTCGACAATCGGCTAGAGCTGTAATTCCTACTATCATTACGCAAATTGCAAATGGAAAACGTAAAATCAAGTTAGGCGCGATTCATCCAACGAGGGATTTTAATTTTGTAAAAGATACGGTTTCAGGTTTTATCTCCGCTTTGAACTCCGGTTCTTCGATTGGAGAAGTCATTAATATCGGAAGTAATTTTGAAATTTCTATTGGGGATACGGTTAAGGCTATCGCTGAAGTTATGAAGGTGACTGTTGAGGTTGAATCGGATGATCAACGCCTTCGCCCTGAGAAAAGCGAAGTAGAAAGACTCTGGGCCTCCAACGAGAAGGCAAAAAAACTTTTAGACTGGGAACCTCTCTATGGAGGTTTGACAGGGTTTCGGAAAGGGTTAAGTGAAACCGTCGAATGGTTTCTAAATCCGAAAAATCTTTCTCAGTATAAAACCGATATTTATAATATTTAA
- a CDS encoding LegC family aminotransferase: MKQNFDTLPTRIVEAIRKVVGSSPVALHEPTFSGNEWKYVKECIDTSFVSSVGKFVDRFELDLAQFTGAKHAIAVVNGTAALHIALKLAGVNSGEEVLIPSLTFVATANAVTYCGAIPHFVDSEESTLGLDPIRIREYLSLISEIRNSQCVNKATGRIIRAIVPMHTFGHSSDLDGILKLSEEFHLKLIEDAAESLGSYYRDRHTGTLGLFGTISFNGNKTITTGGGGAILTDNSELAKRAKHITTTAKVPHRWEYVHDQIGYNYRMPNINAALGCAQLEQMPEFLKLKRELFLKYKDSFSSIEGVSLFEEPNGTRSNYWLQTLVLADHVSHKRDEILTVTNDNGVMTRPCWGLMHKLIPFSECPRMDLSVALSLEKRLINIPSGSGLLVSKSE, encoded by the coding sequence ATGAAACAAAATTTCGATACATTGCCCACTCGGATCGTAGAAGCAATTCGTAAGGTGGTCGGAAGTTCGCCGGTCGCACTTCATGAACCTACGTTTTCCGGTAATGAATGGAAATATGTAAAGGAATGTATCGATACGAGTTTTGTTTCTTCCGTAGGGAAGTTTGTCGATCGATTCGAGTTGGATCTTGCTCAATTCACCGGGGCAAAACACGCGATCGCGGTCGTCAATGGGACTGCGGCCCTTCATATTGCTCTGAAATTAGCCGGTGTCAATTCGGGGGAGGAAGTTTTGATTCCTTCCCTTACATTTGTAGCGACAGCGAACGCGGTCACTTATTGTGGAGCCATTCCTCACTTTGTGGATAGCGAAGAATCGACTCTCGGTCTTGATCCGATTCGGATTCGAGAATATCTTTCTCTTATATCCGAGATTAGAAATAGTCAATGCGTCAATAAAGCTACGGGAAGAATTATTCGAGCGATCGTTCCTATGCATACTTTTGGGCACTCGAGTGATCTTGACGGGATCCTAAAGCTTTCAGAAGAGTTTCATCTAAAGCTCATTGAGGACGCGGCCGAATCCTTAGGAAGTTATTATCGCGACAGGCACACTGGAACTTTGGGATTATTTGGAACGATTAGCTTTAACGGAAATAAGACAATTACCACGGGCGGAGGCGGAGCGATTCTTACTGACAATTCTGAGCTTGCTAAAAGGGCCAAACATATAACCACAACGGCGAAGGTTCCCCACCGTTGGGAATATGTTCACGATCAAATCGGCTATAATTATAGAATGCCGAATATCAATGCGGCGCTTGGTTGTGCTCAATTGGAACAGATGCCGGAATTCTTAAAATTGAAACGAGAACTCTTTCTGAAATATAAAGACTCCTTTTCTTCGATTGAAGGAGTTTCCCTTTTCGAAGAACCAAATGGAACTCGCAGTAATTATTGGCTTCAGACGTTAGTCTTGGCGGATCACGTATCCCATAAAAGAGACGAGATCCTAACCGTAACAAACGACAACGGAGTTATGACCCGCCCTTGCTGGGGGTTGATGCATAAGTTAATCCCCTTTTCCGAATGTCCGCGAATGGATCTTTCCGTCGCCCTTTCTTTGGAAAAAAGGCTGATCAATATTCCGAGCGGATCAGGACTTCTCGTTTCCAAAAGCGAATGA
- a CDS encoding acetyltransferase — protein sequence MKEKILLIGAGGHTRSCIDVIESEGRFSILGLIASSEEIGQTVLGYEVIGTDNDLGRFRKECKNAFVTVGQILNPEPRRKIFELLKSLGFEIPLIVSPIAYVSKHSKIGEGTIIMHHSMVNSNVQVGNNCIINSRVLLEHDVKIGNHTHISTGALLNGEVSVGDFSFIGSGSVVRETIRIGSNCIVAMSSKVFRDLPDHSTYKIST from the coding sequence ATGAAAGAGAAAATTCTTTTGATTGGAGCGGGAGGGCATACTCGTTCCTGCATCGACGTAATCGAATCGGAAGGTCGTTTTTCTATTTTAGGTTTGATTGCTTCTTCGGAAGAGATAGGTCAAACCGTTCTGGGTTACGAGGTAATCGGTACGGACAATGACTTGGGGAGATTTCGAAAAGAGTGTAAGAATGCCTTTGTTACCGTTGGGCAGATTTTAAACCCGGAACCGAGGAGAAAAATATTTGAACTTCTAAAAAGTTTGGGTTTTGAGATTCCTTTGATTGTTTCCCCAATCGCTTACGTTTCCAAACATTCTAAAATCGGAGAAGGTACCATTATAATGCATCACTCGATGGTAAACTCGAATGTGCAAGTCGGAAACAATTGTATCATTAATTCCAGAGTTTTATTGGAACACGATGTAAAAATCGGAAACCATACTCATATTTCCACTGGGGCGCTTTTGAACGGTGAGGTTTCAGTCGGAGATTTTTCTTTTATAGGAAGCGGTTCTGTAGTAAGGGAAACCATTCGTATCGGCTCCAATTGTATCGTAGCGATGTCGAGCAAGGTATTCCGAGATCTTCCCGATCATTCCACGTATAAAATCTCAACTTGA
- the neuB gene encoding N-acetylneuraminate synthase — MKTLIIAEAGVNHNGNIEIAHRLIDVAADAGVDIVKFQTFEAAKLTTKFAKKADYQNETTDSTESQLEMLKKLELSKQDHFSLIEHCKKRRIEFLSTAFDLQSLAFLEELNLSRYKIPSGEITNYPYLKKIGSLGKPIILSTGMATLGEIESAILILEKAGSKREDLTVLHCNTEYPTPFSDVNLRSMETIRQSFKVSVGYSDHTSGIEVSIAAVALGAFVIEKHFTLDKSLPGPDHKASLEPDELKALVQSIRNIEQSLGDGIKRPSLSESKNLGIARKSIVASSAIKKGETFSSENLAVKRPGIGISPMRFDEIIGLQAKRDFDEDELIEI, encoded by the coding sequence ATGAAAACGCTTATCATTGCCGAAGCCGGTGTAAATCATAATGGCAATATAGAAATTGCACATAGATTGATCGACGTCGCGGCGGACGCCGGAGTGGATATTGTAAAGTTTCAAACTTTCGAGGCGGCGAAGCTAACAACGAAGTTTGCTAAAAAGGCTGACTACCAAAACGAGACGACAGATTCAACGGAGTCTCAATTGGAAATGTTAAAAAAGCTGGAGTTGTCGAAACAAGATCATTTTTCCTTGATTGAACATTGTAAAAAAAGAAGAATCGAATTTTTATCCACCGCTTTCGATCTTCAGAGTCTTGCATTTTTAGAAGAACTTAATTTGAGCCGGTACAAAATCCCATCAGGTGAAATTACAAATTATCCATATCTCAAAAAAATAGGAAGTTTAGGGAAACCCATTATACTTTCCACCGGAATGGCGACGTTAGGTGAAATTGAATCCGCAATTCTAATTTTAGAGAAAGCCGGTTCTAAGAGAGAGGATCTAACCGTTCTACACTGTAATACCGAATATCCGACACCATTTTCAGACGTAAATTTACGCTCGATGGAAACCATAAGACAGAGTTTTAAAGTTTCAGTCGGTTACTCAGATCATACTTCCGGTATTGAGGTTTCGATAGCGGCAGTCGCTTTGGGAGCGTTTGTCATAGAAAAACATTTTACCTTGGACAAATCCTTACCCGGACCCGATCATAAAGCGAGTCTGGAGCCGGATGAGTTGAAGGCGTTGGTTCAATCGATACGAAACATAGAACAATCCTTAGGAGACGGAATCAAACGTCCGAGTTTAAGCGAATCAAAGAATCTTGGAATCGCACGTAAATCGATCGTAGCAAGTTCTGCCATTAAAAAGGGGGAAACTTTTTCATCCGAGAATCTTGCCGTCAAGAGACCTGGAATCGGAATATCTCCAATGCGATTTGATGAGATCATCGGTTTACAGGCGAAAAGAGATTTTGACGAAGACGAACTAATCGAAATATGA
- the neuC gene encoding UDP-N-acetylglucosamine 2-epimerase encodes MKRKVSVVTGTRAEYGLLRLLIKKIQDSKHLELQLVVTGMHLSPEFGSTYQEIESDGFSIDKKVEMLMSADTSSSISKSIGLGMIGFADVWRDLEPDLIILLGDRFEIFAAASSAMVSKLPIAHIHGGEKTEGAFDESIRHCITKMSHLHFVATEEYRKRVIQLGESPEHVFNVGGFGVDAIRSLKLMTRSELETSLNYKFGEKNLLVTFHPVTLEKSSSKVQMKELLDALKERSDVNYIFTMPNADSDSRVIFNMIEEFVNSNSNAVSFSSLGQLRYFSTLAQVDGVVGNSSSGILEAPTFFKGTVNIGDRQKGRLRAGSVIDCEPERKSILSAISRLYSQDFQNQLESIVNPYGLGGASDRMIQILEKMDWKDLLKKRFYDVNF; translated from the coding sequence ATGAAAAGAAAAGTATCCGTCGTCACTGGAACACGCGCCGAATATGGTTTGCTTCGTCTCCTGATAAAAAAAATTCAGGATTCTAAACATCTGGAGTTACAGTTGGTCGTAACCGGTATGCATCTTTCTCCAGAGTTTGGATCCACGTATCAAGAGATCGAGTCCGATGGTTTTTCTATCGATAAAAAAGTGGAAATGCTTATGAGCGCCGACACTTCCTCTTCGATTTCTAAATCAATCGGACTTGGAATGATCGGATTTGCGGATGTCTGGAGGGATCTTGAACCCGATTTAATTATCCTTTTAGGCGATCGATTTGAAATTTTTGCGGCGGCTTCTTCCGCCATGGTTTCTAAACTTCCGATCGCACACATTCACGGCGGCGAAAAAACGGAAGGAGCGTTCGACGAATCGATTCGTCATTGTATTACGAAAATGTCTCATCTTCATTTTGTGGCTACCGAAGAATATAGAAAAAGAGTGATTCAATTGGGTGAAAGTCCGGAACACGTTTTTAACGTGGGTGGATTCGGTGTGGATGCAATCCGTAGTTTAAAGCTCATGACCCGATCCGAACTTGAAACCTCTCTTAATTATAAATTCGGCGAGAAGAATCTTTTAGTTACCTTTCATCCGGTCACTTTAGAAAAATCTTCATCCAAAGTTCAAATGAAAGAATTGTTAGATGCATTAAAAGAACGCTCTGACGTGAATTACATTTTCACGATGCCCAATGCCGACTCAGATAGTCGTGTCATCTTTAATATGATCGAAGAGTTCGTTAATTCTAATTCCAATGCGGTCTCGTTTTCATCCTTAGGCCAATTGAGGTATTTTTCAACTTTGGCACAGGTTGACGGAGTCGTCGGAAATTCTTCGAGTGGAATTCTGGAGGCACCTACTTTTTTTAAAGGAACGGTCAATATTGGAGACAGGCAAAAAGGACGTTTAAGAGCTGGAAGTGTAATCGATTGTGAACCGGAAAGAAAATCGATTCTCTCAGCCATTTCTCGATTATATTCCCAAGATTTTCAAAATCAATTGGAATCAATCGTCAATCCATACGGATTAGGTGGAGCAAGCGACCGAATGATTCAAATTTTAGAAAAAATGGACTGGAAGGATCTTTTAAAAAAAAGATTCTATGATGTAAATTTCTAA
- a CDS encoding nucleotidyltransferase family protein, whose amino-acid sequence MENWKNSKLSSGQTLLEAIRTMDASGIQLILVSNEDNILEGILTDGDIRRAILRGSGLDIKIQEVMNRKPMTVLAETPREEMLSIMRRYMLHHLPVLDPAGKLVEIVTLDELIGAVERPNWVVLMAGGLGKRLRPLTDQIPKPLLSVGGKPILESILNGFSEQGFRKFYISVNYKADMIRDYFGNGDKWKVRIEYLDEDKSLGTAGALASIPIKHEFPLVVMNGDLLTRANFYSLLKFHEQEKSSATMSVREYDFQVPYGVVNVENQEILSIEEKPIHKFHVNAGIYVLSPDTIELIPKNTFFDMPTLFEKLISLKRKTSAYLLKEYWLDIGRLEEFERAQKEWGNHTR is encoded by the coding sequence TTGGAAAATTGGAAAAATAGTAAACTTTCTTCCGGGCAAACTTTGCTCGAAGCGATTCGAACCATGGACGCCTCCGGAATCCAACTTATTCTGGTTTCGAACGAAGATAATATTTTGGAAGGAATTTTGACGGATGGTGACATTCGCAGAGCTATACTTAGAGGGTCCGGATTAGACATTAAAATTCAAGAAGTAATGAATCGGAAACCAATGACGGTTCTTGCCGAAACTCCTCGTGAGGAAATGCTTTCCATCATGAGACGGTACATGTTACATCATTTGCCCGTTTTAGATCCTGCCGGAAAATTGGTAGAGATTGTAACGTTAGATGAATTGATCGGAGCCGTTGAACGACCCAATTGGGTCGTTCTGATGGCAGGGGGACTTGGTAAGCGTTTACGTCCTCTTACCGATCAAATTCCGAAGCCATTGTTATCCGTTGGCGGGAAGCCCATTCTAGAAAGTATCTTGAACGGTTTTTCGGAACAAGGGTTTAGAAAATTTTATATTTCCGTGAATTATAAGGCGGATATGATTCGAGACTATTTTGGAAACGGTGACAAATGGAAGGTCCGAATAGAATATTTGGATGAGGATAAAAGTTTGGGTACGGCCGGAGCTCTTGCTTCCATTCCGATCAAACATGAATTTCCCCTCGTTGTCATGAATGGAGACTTGCTAACACGGGCTAATTTTTATTCTCTATTAAAATTTCATGAACAAGAAAAATCATCTGCGACTATGTCAGTAAGAGAATATGATTTTCAGGTTCCTTACGGAGTGGTGAACGTCGAAAATCAAGAAATTCTAAGTATCGAAGAAAAACCGATTCATAAATTTCATGTGAATGCCGGGATCTATGTACTATCTCCGGACACTATCGAGCTGATTCCCAAGAATACTTTTTTTGACATGCCTACATTGTTTGAAAAATTGATTTCATTGAAAAGAAAAACGTCTGCCTACCTTTTGAAAGAGTATTGGTTGGATATCGGTAGATTGGAAGAATTTGAAAGAGCTCAGAAGGAGTGGGGGAATCATACCCGTTGA
- a CDS encoding cytidylyltransferase domain-containing protein: MISGQTVLGLITARGGSKGVPGKNIRTLGGKPLIAWTIESAKESKYLDRLILSTDDEAIISVAVRFSCETPFVRDEHLASDTASSLEVVVDALEKCPGYDWIVLLQPTSPFRSASDIDNALELCIEKKTNACVSVSEAEESPYWMFNLENSKLRPVIDLPIAKRRQDLPKVYSLNGAIYISRVDTFLLRRTFLHGDTVAYEMPQRRSIDIDTEADFEFSEYLLQKKDHKY, encoded by the coding sequence TTGATCTCAGGTCAAACAGTTTTAGGACTGATTACCGCCAGAGGGGGATCCAAGGGGGTTCCTGGTAAAAACATTCGTACTTTGGGCGGTAAACCTTTAATCGCATGGACGATCGAGAGTGCAAAAGAATCCAAATACCTCGATCGTCTGATTCTATCGACCGATGATGAAGCAATCATTTCGGTGGCAGTACGCTTTTCTTGTGAAACCCCGTTCGTAAGAGATGAGCATTTGGCAAGCGATACTGCCTCGAGTTTGGAAGTTGTAGTAGACGCATTGGAAAAATGTCCGGGTTATGATTGGATTGTTCTCTTACAACCGACGTCACCTTTTCGATCGGCATCCGATATCGATAACGCTCTTGAGCTCTGCATAGAAAAAAAAACAAATGCTTGCGTTTCCGTTAGTGAAGCGGAGGAAAGTCCTTACTGGATGTTTAATTTAGAAAATTCTAAATTGAGGCCTGTCATCGACTTGCCTATAGCAAAAAGAAGACAGGATCTACCAAAAGTTTATTCTCTTAACGGCGCGATTTATATTTCTAGAGTGGACACGTTCCTACTACGTAGAACTTTTCTTCACGGTGATACCGTGGCTTATGAAATGCCTCAACGCAGATCTATCGATATCGATACCGAGGCTGACTTTGAATTTTCGGAATATTTGTTACAAAAAAAAGATCATAAGTATTGA
- a CDS encoding GDP-L-fucose synthase family protein — protein MEKNSKIYIAGIYGMVGSAIKRVLLEKGFENIVGHSSEELNLLRQEEVEKFYKGYRPDYVFIAAAKVGGIYANNTYPADFIYNNLQIQNNLIHSSYVYRVKKLLFLGSSCIYPKYAEQPIREDSLLTGLLEPTNEAYAIAKIAGVKMCEFYNKQFHTQFISAMPTNLYGIGDSYNAMNSHVLPALIRRFHEAKVAENKDVVMWGTGTPLREFLFVDDLADACVFLMNHYFADETINVGSGEEVSIRELAEIVKEVVGFAGEIVLDSSKPDGTPRKLLDSTKLHSLGWRAKTSLSEGIKVAYADFLSGNVRK, from the coding sequence ATGGAAAAAAATAGTAAGATTTACATTGCGGGTATCTATGGAATGGTCGGTTCCGCTATCAAGCGAGTTCTCCTTGAAAAAGGTTTTGAAAATATCGTAGGGCATAGCTCTGAAGAGTTGAATCTTCTTCGCCAAGAAGAAGTAGAAAAGTTCTATAAAGGATATAGACCGGATTACGTTTTCATTGCGGCGGCCAAGGTTGGAGGTATTTATGCCAATAATACCTATCCCGCTGACTTTATCTATAATAACCTTCAAATTCAAAACAACTTGATTCATTCTTCGTACGTCTATCGAGTAAAAAAACTTCTGTTTCTCGGTTCCTCATGTATTTATCCTAAGTATGCGGAACAGCCGATTCGCGAAGACTCTTTGCTAACAGGTCTCTTGGAGCCAACCAATGAGGCCTATGCGATCGCTAAGATTGCCGGTGTAAAAATGTGCGAATTTTATAACAAACAGTTTCATACTCAGTTTATCTCTGCAATGCCTACGAATTTATATGGAATTGGGGATAGCTATAATGCAATGAATTCTCATGTTTTGCCTGCTTTAATTCGGCGTTTCCATGAAGCAAAGGTAGCAGAAAATAAAGACGTCGTCATGTGGGGCACCGGTACCCCACTTCGGGAATTCTTGTTTGTCGATGATTTGGCCGATGCTTGTGTCTTTCTTATGAATCACTATTTTGCTGATGAAACCATTAATGTCGGTAGCGGGGAAGAGGTCAGTATTCGCGAGTTAGCCGAAATCGTAAAAGAGGTGGTTGGTTTTGCTGGAGAGATCGTCTTGGACTCTTCTAAGCCGGATGGTACTCCGCGTAAGCTTTTGGATTCAACAAAGTTGCATTCGCTAGGTTGGAGAGCTAAAACATCCTTAAGTGAAGGAATAAAAGTTGCTTATGCTGATTTTTTGAGCGGAAACGTTAGGAAGTAG
- a CDS encoding ABC transporter ATP-binding protein produces MKNENLKILLFRLWKHLTPRRHKQYALLLALVVFASFAEVMSIGAIIPFLGILTAPGQIFQLASVQAVAKYFHLQKPEDLVLPVTGIFALAAIVAGGTRLILLWVSTRLSYATGADLSISVYHKTLFQPYITHAQRNSSEVISGILGKANGLVSYTILPVVNIISGLFILVSILITLIAFDPLVSISAFIGMGFIYAIIGYTAKDRLVKNGKVLSEEYSKVVKILQEGLGGIRDVLIEGNQQAYCDLYQSSEQKLRKAYADNNFTAYGPRFLMEALGMVLIAAFACFMFRSENGISGALPFLGSMALGAQRLLPVVQLGYQSWTSLRSSKSLLTDVLDLLDQRLPDYAFLPKPNPLPFSKSILIKDLEFRYEENGSLALKEINLEILKGQRIGIVGHTGSGKSTFLDIFMGLLEPNAGFISVDGRIIHSELTRSWQANIAHVPQSIFLADTSIAENIAFGIPLKDIDMEKVKLAAEQAQIAEHIETLKEGYLSFVGERGIRLSGGQRQRIGIARALYKNSSVIVFDEATSALDSETEKAVMDSIDGLRKDLTILMIAHRLTTVQNCDLIVELKNGSIYRKGTFAELYQSAPTQ; encoded by the coding sequence ATGAAGAATGAAAATCTAAAAATCCTATTGTTCAGACTTTGGAAACACTTGACTCCGCGACGGCATAAGCAATACGCCCTTCTGCTCGCGTTAGTCGTTTTTGCCTCCTTTGCAGAAGTGATGAGCATTGGAGCTATTATTCCTTTTTTGGGAATTTTAACCGCACCTGGACAAATCTTTCAACTCGCTTCGGTCCAAGCCGTCGCGAAATACTTTCATCTTCAAAAACCTGAGGATTTAGTTCTTCCTGTTACCGGGATTTTTGCGTTGGCCGCGATAGTAGCAGGGGGTACTCGTCTTATTTTGCTTTGGGTTAGCACCCGTTTGTCGTATGCTACTGGCGCTGATTTGAGTATCAGCGTATATCATAAAACTCTCTTTCAGCCATACATTACTCATGCTCAACGAAACAGTAGTGAAGTAATTAGCGGAATTTTAGGAAAAGCGAACGGATTGGTTTCTTATACAATTCTTCCGGTAGTAAATATTATCAGCGGATTATTCATTCTTGTTTCCATTTTAATTACTTTGATTGCCTTCGATCCATTGGTTTCCATTTCCGCGTTTATAGGAATGGGATTCATTTATGCGATAATCGGTTATACTGCGAAAGACAGGCTTGTTAAAAACGGTAAAGTATTATCGGAAGAATATTCGAAAGTTGTTAAGATACTTCAAGAAGGTCTAGGTGGAATTCGAGACGTCTTGATTGAAGGAAACCAACAAGCCTATTGTGATCTCTATCAAAGTTCGGAACAAAAATTAAGAAAAGCTTATGCTGACAATAACTTTACCGCGTATGGTCCTCGGTTCTTAATGGAAGCGTTAGGGATGGTTCTTATCGCGGCGTTTGCCTGTTTTATGTTTCGTTCAGAAAATGGCATTTCGGGAGCACTCCCTTTTTTAGGCTCGATGGCTCTTGGGGCGCAGAGATTGTTACCGGTCGTTCAACTTGGTTATCAATCCTGGACCAGTTTGAGAAGTAGTAAGAGCCTTTTGACCGACGTATTGGATTTATTAGATCAAAGACTTCCGGATTACGCTTTTTTACCGAAACCGAACCCATTGCCATTTTCAAAATCGATATTGATTAAAGATTTAGAATTTCGTTATGAAGAGAACGGATCATTGGCTCTGAAAGAAATAAATCTTGAAATTCTGAAAGGACAGAGAATTGGGATCGTGGGTCATACAGGTAGCGGTAAGAGTACCTTCTTAGATATTTTTATGGGATTACTCGAACCGAACGCTGGTTTTATATCGGTGGACGGGCGAATCATTCATTCGGAATTAACTCGTTCCTGGCAAGCGAATATCGCCCATGTTCCGCAAAGCATTTTTTTAGCGGATACAAGCATCGCGGAAAATATAGCATTCGGAATCCCCTTAAAGGATATTGATATGGAGAAGGTTAAACTTGCCGCAGAACAAGCTCAAATCGCTGAACATATTGAAACTTTAAAAGAAGGGTATTTGTCCTTTGTTGGCGAGCGGGGAATTCGACTTTCCGGAGGACAACGACAGCGAATCGGGATTGCTCGAGCACTTTACAAAAATTCTTCTGTTATCGTTTTTGATGAAGCGACAAGCGCTCTCGATTCGGAAACAGAAAAGGCAGTGATGGATTCCATCGACGGGCTTAGAAAGGATCTAACGATTCTAATGATTGCACATAGATTGACTACTGTTCAAAATTGCGATCTGATTGTTGAATTGAAAAACGGGAGTATCTATAGAAAGGGGACTTTTGCGGAACTGTATCAATCTGCTCCTACACAATGA